From a single Mangifera indica cultivar Alphonso chromosome 19, CATAS_Mindica_2.1, whole genome shotgun sequence genomic region:
- the LOC123202601 gene encoding LOW QUALITY PROTEIN: pentatricopeptide repeat-containing protein At1g43980, mitochondrial (The sequence of the model RefSeq protein was modified relative to this genomic sequence to represent the inferred CDS: inserted 1 base in 1 codon; deleted 1 base in 1 codon) produces MYPYLKKLHFNKASFSYYSQLIDHCLSLKSLEFTKSIHAQLIKVGFNGHTYLGNRCLDLYSRFGNFDDVLEVFDEIPEKNCISWNICLKSLLKGNQLSNARKMFDEMPERDVVSWNSMISGYISCGYFDYALELFYKMQNDGVRPSAFTFSIILSSVSSACYGKQIHGAIIRQGGSLSNVAVGNCLIDLYGKLDYLDYAFGVFXTMEELDIISWNSLISGCLKSGYAELALNQFCLMRSSGYSPDEFTVSTVITACSNLRNVGKGKQIFALCVKVGFLCNSILLSAAIDLFAKCNRLEDSVMLFGELDRCDSAICNSMISSYGRHGFGEDAMRLFVLSLREDFRPTEFTLSSVLSSTTVLPVECGSQVHSLAIKLGFQSDAVVASSLVEMYSKFGAVDSAMKIFVNMEIRDLISWNTIIMGLSHNGRLAQTLDMFNELLKNGLCPDQITLAGVLLACKYGGFVNEGMFIFSSMKEVYGVIPGDEHYVCIIDLLCRAGKLRKAIDVIKSMPYEPSHLIWELLLSACAIYGDLKLIEYVAERIMDLQPESLLPYLLLVQAYETRGKWEGLVKVKKAMRQRGVVKKVTGCSWIGIRNHVYTFNAEQLQLHGGKEIYLLLRLLIWEMEDEGFFIFTA; encoded by the exons ATGTACCCTTATCTGAAGAAGCTTCATTTTAACAAAGCCTCTTTCTCTTATTACTCTCAATTAATAGACCACTGTTTATCCCTGAAGTCATTAGAATTTACAAAAAGCATCCATGCCCAGTTGATTAAAGTCGGGTTCAATGGCCATACTTACCTGGGCAACCGCTGCCTCGATTTATATTCTCGGTTTGGTAAT TTTGATGATGTTTTGGAGGTGTTTGACGAAATTCCAGAGAAGAATTGCATATCgtggaatatttgtttgaagaGTTTGCTGAAAGGCAATCAGCTCAGCAATGCGCGTAagatgtttgatgaaatgcctGAACGAGATGTTGTTAGTTGGAATTCTATGATTTCGGGTTACATCTCATGTGGGTATTTCGATTATGCGTTAGAACTGTTTTATAAAATGCAGAATGATGGTGTTAGACCTAGTGCGTTCACTTTCTCGATTATTTTATCGTCTGTGTCAAGTGCTTGTTACGGTAAGCAAATACATGGTGCTATAATTCGGCAAGGTGGGAGTTTATCCAATGTGGCGGTTGGGaattgtttaattgatttgtatGGCAAGCTTGATTATCTGGACTATGCATTTGGCGTGT TTACTATGGAGGAGTTGGATATTATCTCTTGGAATTCATTGATATCAGGGTGTTTGAAATCAGGCTATGCAGAACTTGCATTAAATCAGTTTTGTTTAATGAGATCCTCAGGGTATTCACCTGATGAGTTTACAGTATCTACTGTAATAACTGCCTGTTCTAATTTGCGAAATGTGGGAAAGGGTAAGCAAATTTTTGCTTTGTGTGTCAAGGTGGGATTTCTTTGTAATTCCATTCTTCTGAGTGCTGCTATTGACTTGTTTGCCAAATGCAACAGATTGGAAGATTCAGTTATGCTATTTGGAGAGCTAGATCGATGTGATTCTGCAATTTGCAATTCTATGATTTCAAGCTATGGAAGGCATGGTTTTGGGGAGGATGCTATGCGACTTTTTGTGCTCAGCTTGAGGGAGGATTTTAGGCCCACTGAGTTCACTCTAAGTAGTGTTCTAAGTTCTACTACAGTTCTTCCAGTAGAGTGTGGAAGTCAAGTGCATTCCTTGGCCATCAAATTAGGTTTTCAGTCTGATGCAGTTGTTGCTAGCTCACTTGTTGAAATGTACAGTAAATTTGGTGCAGTTGATTCTgcaatgaaaatttttgttaacatGGAGATAAGAGATTTAATATCCTGGAACACCATCATAATGGGCTTGTCTCACAATGGTAGATTGGCTCAAACACTGGATATGTTTAACGAACTACTTAAGAATGGTCTATGTCCAGATCAAATAACACTCGCTGGTGTTTTATTAGCTTGCAAGTACGGTGGTTTTGTTAATGAGGGAATGTTCATATTTTCATCAATGAAAGAGGTATATGGTGTGATACCTGGTGATGAACATTATGTTTGCATTATTGACCTATTGTGTCGAGCTGGTAAGTTGAGAAAAGCAATAGATGTGATAAAATCAATGCCGTATGAACCCAGTCATTTAATTTGGGAATTATTACTCTCTGCTTGTGCAATTTACGGAGACCTGAAACTCATTGAATATGTAGCTGAGAGGATTATGGACTTGCAACCAGAATCACTTCTACCTTATTTGCTGTTGGTTCAGGCATATGAGACAAGGGGGAAATGGGAGGGCTTAGTCAAAGTGAAGAAGGCCAT